A genomic region of Fodinisporobacter ferrooxydans contains the following coding sequences:
- a CDS encoding BglG family transcription antiterminator → MNISSRQRMILDILLREREGLTIKDLAEEIEVSSRTVHRELNEIETLLEKFGLIVIKKSGVGVQVLGTPEQMQELQSELLDITTTEYTVSERKALILCTLLEAVEPVKLISLAYDLKVTSATISHDLDDLEEWLRQFGLSVIRKRGYGIEIEGSEAAKRKAMSSFISDNLDETELLGAIKDTIQNKTFKNINTSSERLLGLIEKEKLIKVETALRDVEKELPYPLADSAYIGLVIHLSLVIERIVKGEKIDFDVNYLKELSNTHEYHIAQKIIERLKHFFKLTFPVGEVGYITMHLLGAKLRNSTGELFPAENMMLSRNVQQLIKVCEEKLGINFTDERSLFQGLLTHMEPAIHRIKQNMKIRNPVLQQIKKDYAFLFEIIEEAVTVVFPHLHVPDEEIGYLVMHFGASLEKEYGKIKRIRAYIVCSSGIGTSKMLASRIEKEIPEIEVLKNISLFEIGNIDKSQYDVIISTIALPGQQEEYILVSPLLSEEEIKKIKDFIRRIRIRNTIRNQKSVSVNTESPIAKLKSLQIQLGQIVHLIEGFHVYELNNESKNIRETLNQACEILSDRNVIKNKDTVVNQLLAREQLGGLGIPHTTFALFHGRSEHVTKSSFNIFSLKHSIHVQSMENTEISIKNILLLLGPKEMQKENLETLSEISSLLIADETAVIVERGNEASIRTYFAKKLYEFYLKTMKTE, encoded by the coding sequence ATGAATATTTCCTCACGACAGCGAATGATCCTGGATATTTTATTGCGCGAACGAGAAGGATTAACGATAAAAGATCTGGCTGAGGAAATTGAGGTGAGTTCCAGAACCGTCCATCGGGAATTAAATGAAATTGAAACATTACTTGAGAAATTTGGGCTTATCGTAATAAAAAAGTCTGGAGTTGGCGTACAAGTGCTAGGCACTCCAGAACAAATGCAGGAATTGCAATCGGAACTTTTGGACATTACAACAACAGAATATACGGTTAGTGAAAGAAAAGCTCTCATTCTTTGCACTCTCCTGGAAGCCGTAGAACCGGTCAAACTGATTTCATTGGCATATGATCTGAAAGTGACATCTGCTACGATAAGCCATGATCTTGATGATTTGGAAGAATGGCTTCGGCAATTCGGTTTATCCGTTATTCGAAAACGCGGGTATGGGATTGAAATAGAAGGATCAGAAGCTGCAAAGCGTAAAGCCATGAGCAGCTTTATTTCAGATAATTTAGATGAAACAGAGTTGCTCGGTGCGATTAAGGATACGATTCAAAACAAAACGTTTAAAAATATAAACACTTCATCGGAACGTTTATTAGGGTTGATCGAAAAAGAAAAACTCATCAAAGTGGAAACTGCTTTAAGGGATGTTGAAAAAGAACTTCCCTATCCGTTGGCGGATAGTGCGTATATCGGGTTGGTGATTCATCTTTCATTGGTTATTGAACGGATTGTGAAAGGCGAAAAAATCGATTTTGATGTGAATTATTTAAAGGAACTAAGCAATACGCATGAGTATCATATCGCCCAAAAAATAATCGAACGACTGAAACATTTTTTCAAATTAACGTTTCCGGTTGGTGAAGTCGGCTATATTACTATGCATCTATTGGGAGCTAAGTTAAGGAACTCTACCGGAGAATTGTTTCCAGCGGAAAATATGATGCTTTCGAGAAACGTACAGCAACTTATAAAGGTATGCGAAGAAAAATTAGGAATCAATTTTACAGATGAACGGTCTTTGTTCCAAGGCTTATTGACGCATATGGAACCGGCCATTCACCGAATCAAGCAGAATATGAAAATCCGCAATCCGGTTCTTCAGCAAATTAAAAAAGATTATGCATTTCTTTTTGAAATCATTGAAGAAGCAGTGACAGTGGTTTTTCCGCATTTACATGTGCCTGATGAAGAAATTGGCTACTTGGTGATGCATTTCGGCGCTTCTTTGGAAAAAGAATATGGAAAAATAAAAAGAATTCGCGCATATATCGTTTGTTCTAGCGGAATTGGTACTTCTAAAATGCTCGCAAGCCGAATCGAAAAGGAAATTCCAGAAATTGAGGTTTTGAAAAATATTTCGTTATTTGAAATCGGGAACATTGATAAAAGTCAATATGATGTTATTATTTCGACGATTGCGTTGCCGGGTCAACAAGAAGAATATATTTTAGTCAGCCCATTATTGTCGGAAGAGGAAATAAAAAAAATCAAAGATTTTATTCGAAGGATTCGGATCCGCAATACCATTCGCAATCAAAAATCGGTTTCAGTAAATACGGAATCTCCTATCGCGAAATTAAAATCGTTGCAAATCCAATTAGGGCAGATTGTTCATTTGATTGAAGGATTCCATGTTTACGAGCTAAATAATGAATCAAAAAACATTCGGGAAACACTAAATCAAGCATGTGAAATTTTATCGGATCGCAATGTGATAAAGAACAAGGATACAGTTGTAAACCAACTTCTTGCACGTGAACAGTTGGGCGGGTTAGGAATCCCGCATACTACATTCGCATTGTTTCATGGCAGAAGCGAACATGTGACAAAATCATCATTCAATATTTTTTCACTAAAGCATTCCATCCATGTACAGTCGATGGAAAATACGGAAATTTCGATTAAAAACATCCTGCTGTTATTAGGGCCGAAAGAAATGCAAAAAGAAAATCTTGAAACGTTAAGCGAAATTAGTTCCTTGCTCATCGCAGATGAAACAGCCGTAATTGTGGAGCGAGGAAATGAGGCAAGCATACGAACGTATTTTGCAAAAAAATTATACGAATTTTATTTAAAAACAATGAAAACGGAGTGA
- a CDS encoding DMT family transporter, giving the protein MKAIGIGILASFFFAVTFVLNKLMSDSGGSWIWSASLRYIFMLPLLLVVVLARKRFRKLMKEMCQHPWQWVWWSFIGFGLFYAPLCFASVYSPAWLVAGTWQFTIIAGSLLVPLFHETLQTADGIVKVRKRIPFKGMGMSLMILFGIGFMEWSQSTHVSIHDLSLGTVPVIIAAFAYPLGNRKMMELCEGRLDAYQRTLGMTIASLPIWLILSLYQIVAHGLPSANQSLQAFIVAVFSGVIATVLFFTATDLAKDNVQQLATVEATQSGEVVFTLIGELLIIAGTKISIGGLVGLCFVVIGMVLHSFISTHGERTSDNETIQIPS; this is encoded by the coding sequence ATGAAGGCAATAGGGATTGGGATTTTAGCGTCGTTCTTTTTTGCTGTTACTTTTGTATTGAACAAATTGATGAGTGATAGTGGTGGCAGTTGGATATGGAGTGCTTCCTTGCGATATATATTCATGCTTCCATTGCTATTGGTCGTCGTGTTGGCACGCAAAAGGTTTAGAAAGCTGATGAAAGAGATGTGTCAACATCCCTGGCAGTGGGTATGGTGGAGTTTTATCGGGTTTGGATTATTTTATGCGCCATTATGTTTTGCGTCTGTTTACAGCCCTGCATGGCTGGTAGCAGGAACATGGCAATTTACAATTATCGCCGGATCACTTTTAGTTCCTTTGTTTCACGAGACACTTCAAACTGCGGATGGCATAGTTAAAGTTCGAAAGCGAATTCCGTTTAAGGGTATGGGAATGTCTTTAATGATCCTATTCGGCATTGGATTCATGGAATGGTCCCAGTCAACACATGTATCTATACATGATTTGTCGCTCGGGACAGTTCCGGTCATCATTGCTGCATTCGCGTACCCGCTGGGAAATCGTAAGATGATGGAACTTTGTGAAGGCAGGCTGGATGCATACCAAAGAACTCTTGGAATGACAATTGCCAGCCTCCCCATTTGGTTGATTTTATCTTTGTATCAGATTGTCGCACACGGACTTCCAAGTGCCAACCAATCTCTTCAAGCGTTCATTGTAGCTGTGTTTTCAGGCGTCATTGCCACTGTGTTGTTTTTTACGGCGACAGATTTGGCAAAAGACAATGTTCAGCAATTGGCAACTGTGGAAGCAACTCAGTCTGGAGAAGTTGTGTTTACGTTGATTGGGGAACTTCTCATAATAGCGGGAACTAAGATTTCGATTGGCGGACTTGTTGGCCTATGTTTTGTAGTCATTGGCATGGTTCTGCATAGCTTTATTTCAACACATGGGGAGCGTACTTCAGACAACGAAACAATACAGATACCATCTTGA
- a CDS encoding PTS mannitol transporter subunit IICB: protein MVMPNIGAFIAWGLITALFIPTGWIPNAHLAKLVGPIITYLLPLLIGYTGGKMVHGPRGGVIGAVATMGVIVGSNIPMFLGAMLMGPFGGWVIKKVDQAFEGKIRAGFEMLVNNFSAGIVAAILALLAYVAIDPVVTGLSSALSAGVQAIVNVGLLPLANIFIEIGKVLFLNNAINHGILSPLGLQQAAKAGKSIYFLLEPNPGPGLGILLAYWFVGKGMAKQSAPGAIIIQFLGGIHEIYFPYVLMNPRLILAAIAGGVSGTFTFQMLHAGLVAVPSPGSIFALIAMAPKGGLLPVLAGVFVAAAVSFLIASILLKTVKQTEEDEFTKAAEKMQELKGKKSEVVQAMTQTVAHEAKHHVNKVVFACDAGMGSSAMGASILKKKFKDAGLNITVINTAINEIPNDADVVVTHKSLTDRAIAKKPDAEHISVENFLSSPKYDELVQQLK, encoded by the coding sequence ATGGTAATGCCCAATATCGGGGCGTTTATTGCTTGGGGATTAATTACAGCATTATTTATACCGACGGGTTGGATTCCCAACGCCCACTTGGCAAAGCTTGTCGGACCTATTATCACGTATCTGTTGCCATTGCTCATCGGGTACACCGGAGGGAAAATGGTTCATGGTCCGCGCGGAGGCGTGATCGGCGCAGTTGCAACAATGGGGGTAATCGTTGGCTCGAATATTCCAATGTTCTTAGGCGCTATGTTGATGGGACCATTTGGCGGATGGGTGATCAAAAAAGTGGATCAAGCGTTTGAAGGCAAGATCCGTGCCGGCTTTGAAATGTTAGTCAATAATTTCTCAGCCGGAATTGTTGCGGCGATTTTGGCGCTGTTGGCTTATGTGGCGATTGACCCGGTTGTAACCGGTTTAAGCAGTGCACTTTCCGCAGGTGTACAAGCCATTGTGAATGTTGGTTTGCTTCCATTGGCAAACATCTTTATTGAAATAGGAAAAGTATTGTTTTTAAATAATGCGATCAATCATGGCATCTTAAGTCCTCTTGGTTTGCAACAAGCAGCCAAGGCAGGAAAATCCATTTATTTCTTGCTTGAGCCGAATCCAGGTCCCGGTTTGGGGATTCTGTTGGCTTACTGGTTTGTCGGCAAGGGAATGGCGAAACAGTCCGCACCGGGTGCGATCATTATTCAATTTCTCGGCGGAATTCATGAAATTTATTTTCCTTATGTTCTTATGAATCCCAGATTAATCCTTGCTGCGATCGCAGGCGGTGTAAGCGGCACATTTACATTCCAAATGTTGCATGCAGGATTGGTTGCAGTACCTTCGCCGGGCAGTATTTTTGCACTGATTGCAATGGCGCCAAAAGGTGGGCTGTTGCCGGTGTTGGCAGGTGTCTTCGTCGCCGCTGCCGTTTCTTTCTTGATTGCTTCTATTCTTCTCAAAACGGTAAAACAAACGGAAGAAGATGAGTTTACAAAAGCGGCAGAAAAGATGCAGGAGCTGAAAGGCAAAAAAAGTGAAGTTGTTCAAGCGATGACACAGACAGTAGCACACGAGGCAAAACATCACGTAAATAAAGTTGTGTTCGCATGTGATGCCGGAATGGGGTCTAGCGCGATGGGCGCATCGATTCTCAAGAAAAAATTTAAAGATGCAGGCCTCAATATTACCGTTATCAATACTGCGATCAATGAAATACCGAATGACGCCGATGTTGTCGTTACGCATAAGTCGTTGACAGACCGTGCCATTGCTAAAAAGCCGGATGCCGAACATATTTCAGTGGAAAACTTTTTGAGCAGTCCGAAATACGATGAACTTGTTCAACAGTTAAAATAG
- the nasC gene encoding assimilatory nitrate reductase catalytic subunit NasC — protein sequence MMNVRQHLHSKPLEEKSNTVMDTQCPFCSVQCKMQVIEVQEKGRKTYQAIPLDNPASQGRLCIKGMNAHQHAVHPDRILYPMRKVDGEFVRISWSEAIRLIKEMFTRIQQEDGLDALGVYGGATVTNETAYLLGKFARVALKTKHIDYNGRYCMSAAATAGNKAFGIDRGLTNQLSEIPFSKCMILAGTNIAECQPTLMPYFTQAKENRSFIIAIDPRETATTKIADLHLKIKPGMDAALVNGLLKVIFEEGYVDQTFIADRTKGFEALQEHISTIELEHIAEITGISVKQIQTAARAYGKAETGMIFTARGVEQQTDGYMAVRNFINLSLVTGKIGKIGSGYGAITGQGNGQGAREHGHKADQLPGYRSIENPEHRAYVAKVWGIDEQDLPGKGVSAYEMLEKVYQQEITGLFVISSNPVVSSPNANLVEEGLKKLKFLVVADMFVSETARMADLILPASSYLENEGTLTNLEGRVTYRPGNRECPGEVKHDWQILCEVAIALGKETYFSFSSAEEIFHELRIASRGGIADYYGITYDRIKQEGGVYWPCPSQDHPGAGRLFETSFAHPDGKAEIVAVDNHVPKEQMNDQFPLYLTTGRVMTHYLTGVQTRRSHTLLARDVESYLEIHPKTAKKYRIEDASLVKVESRRGSIIVRSKVTEDIREDTVFVPMHWGDLQNVNKITNQALDPNCKMPGFKVCAVKVNPLVGTVSI from the coding sequence ATGATGAATGTACGACAGCATTTACATTCCAAGCCGTTAGAAGAAAAATCCAATACTGTAATGGATACACAATGCCCTTTTTGCAGTGTGCAGTGTAAAATGCAAGTCATAGAGGTGCAGGAGAAAGGACGCAAAACGTATCAGGCGATTCCCCTTGACAATCCCGCATCACAAGGACGATTGTGCATCAAAGGAATGAATGCGCATCAACATGCTGTGCATCCTGACCGTATATTGTATCCCATGCGAAAAGTTGATGGGGAGTTTGTCCGCATTTCTTGGAGTGAAGCAATAAGACTCATCAAAGAAATGTTTACACGAATTCAACAGGAAGATGGTTTGGATGCTTTGGGTGTTTACGGCGGGGCAACGGTAACGAATGAAACAGCTTATTTGCTGGGAAAATTTGCTCGTGTCGCATTAAAAACCAAACATATCGATTATAATGGCCGGTATTGTATGTCTGCGGCAGCTACAGCCGGAAATAAAGCGTTTGGAATCGATCGCGGCCTCACGAATCAACTGTCCGAGATCCCTTTCAGCAAATGTATGATATTGGCCGGAACCAATATTGCCGAATGCCAACCGACCCTGATGCCTTATTTTACGCAAGCCAAGGAAAATAGGAGCTTTATCATTGCCATTGATCCGAGGGAAACGGCAACAACAAAAATCGCCGATTTGCATTTGAAAATCAAGCCGGGAATGGATGCTGCCCTGGTCAATGGACTGTTAAAAGTGATTTTTGAGGAAGGGTATGTGGATCAAACGTTTATTGCAGATCGTACAAAAGGATTTGAAGCACTGCAGGAGCATATATCCACGATCGAATTGGAGCACATCGCGGAAATCACCGGCATATCCGTAAAACAAATTCAAACAGCGGCCAGAGCGTACGGCAAAGCGGAAACGGGAATGATTTTCACGGCCAGGGGAGTCGAGCAGCAAACAGATGGGTATATGGCAGTGCGAAATTTTATCAATCTCTCATTGGTTACGGGTAAAATAGGAAAAATAGGCAGCGGCTATGGCGCCATCACAGGGCAAGGAAATGGTCAAGGTGCCAGAGAACACGGTCATAAAGCGGATCAACTTCCCGGCTATCGTTCGATTGAGAATCCCGAACATCGCGCTTATGTGGCAAAAGTGTGGGGAATCGATGAGCAGGATTTGCCAGGAAAAGGTGTTTCAGCTTATGAAATGCTGGAAAAAGTCTATCAGCAGGAAATTACGGGACTATTTGTGATAAGTTCAAATCCTGTCGTTTCAAGTCCGAATGCCAATTTGGTAGAAGAGGGATTAAAAAAATTAAAATTCCTCGTTGTCGCGGATATGTTCGTTTCTGAAACGGCGAGAATGGCCGACCTTATTTTGCCAGCCTCTTCTTACCTGGAAAATGAAGGAACTCTGACCAATCTGGAAGGAAGAGTTACTTATCGACCGGGAAACAGAGAATGTCCGGGCGAAGTCAAGCATGACTGGCAAATTCTTTGTGAGGTGGCCATTGCTCTTGGAAAAGAAACATATTTTTCTTTTTCGTCTGCCGAAGAGATATTTCATGAGCTTCGAATAGCGAGCCGCGGCGGGATTGCCGATTATTATGGAATTACCTATGATCGCATAAAACAAGAAGGCGGAGTATATTGGCCGTGTCCTTCCCAGGATCACCCCGGAGCAGGTCGGCTGTTTGAAACGTCATTTGCCCATCCCGATGGTAAAGCAGAAATTGTAGCTGTAGACAATCATGTTCCGAAAGAACAAATGAACGATCAATTTCCTTTGTACTTAACGACCGGGCGAGTGATGACACACTATTTGACAGGCGTTCAAACGCGAAGAAGCCATACATTATTGGCGCGCGATGTTGAATCGTATCTTGAGATTCACCCGAAAACAGCCAAAAAATATCGAATTGAAGATGCATCGTTGGTAAAGGTAGAATCCAGACGAGGCAGCATCATTGTACGAAGCAAAGTCACGGAAGACATTCGCGAGGATACCGTATTCGTTCCCATGCACTGGGGCGATTTGCAAAACGTGAATAAAATTACCAATCAAGCACTTGATCCTAACTGCAAAATGCCGGGATTTAAAGTCTGCGCCGTAAAGGTAAATCCACTTGTTGGTACTGTGTCAATATAG